The genomic region TCACCTCTTTCGAAGAATAGTTTTCCTTTAATTTTTCCATGTTAACAACAAGAATCTTTACATTGTCCTTCGTAACGTAGTTCTCTGCTAATTTGAAAAGGTTGGCTATCACAAAGTCATCATACTTTTGAGACAGAGCTTCTCTAACCCTATCAAGCTCTTCTTCACTCTCAATAGCAACTATCTCAACGTGTTTTTCGTCTTTTAAAAGAGGCATGTACCCCCTGTACCACTTACCCTGTATAAAAGCTATATAATGCCCCGGTTTAAGTTTTTCAAAGAATTCAGGAGGAACGAGATAGTCTTCAAGGTAAGTCACAAAGATTGAGCCTTCTCTTACCATTACTCTTGGTTTCTTCACCTTTCCAGAAAGCTGACTGAAGTATTTCTGGCTTTCAACCGAACCAAGATACATGATGATTTTTGCACCTGACGATTCCATGATTGCTTCCGTTCGTTCTTTCCCTATTTCTGCAACAAGATCCGAGTAGCTCTGGGTAAAACCCGTAAGGCTCACGTTGAATTCCCTGAAAAGCCCAAACGCAGTTTCAAATCCCCTGTAGGCAACCTGTTTCATCTCATCAATGACAATCCTCAGCTGAGGCTCTATTTTCCGTCTTCTATTTGCATAATAACCGACAATCTGCTGAATGTTTGAAAGAAGAATCCTTGAAAGTGCAACTGCCATTTCTCCGAGTACCTGCTTGTTTAAAAACGCAAACATTAAAAGGGAACCTTTTTGTATTCTGTCCCAGAGAAGATTTCCCCTAACGTTGATCAACCTGCCAACGTCCCCGGTAACAACTTTTGTTAGATACGTTCTTAAAGAACCGTTTACCCGCGGAAAATACTGCGGGTCATATGCCTTGAGCTTGTCAAGAACTCTCATAGCATCGTCAACATACCTGAAATTTATTTTTGATGAAGAAACAAGATCCCTTTCAATAAGTCTGTGAAGGTTCTCTATAGAGGTCTGATTGATGTACTCGTAGATGTGAGAGAAGGTTATCTCTTTTTCGCCTCTTGCAAACAGTCCTAAAGCTATCGCATAGGTTATCTCATAGGCTATCTCTTTGAAGAAAGGTTCCTTTCCCTCTTTAATTCCTGACACAACAACCTCTGCTATTTGTGCAGGTTCAAGATTGTAGAGGGGATTGAAACGAAAGGAAACGTTCGTGTATGTCGGGGCAAAGAATATAGGACCTTTCTTTTTATCGTAGAGAATGCCCTTCCTGTCACAGGCAAGAAGAAACGCCTCAAGCCAGGAGGCTGAACCTTTCGGATCTATAGCAAGAACCTGATATCCGGCCTCTATGCTCTGATAGGTGAGAACCTTTATAAATTCGGTTTTTCCCGAACCGGAAGCACCGAAGCCTACCATGTGATATGTTGGCTTATCATAATAGAGAAAGCCGTAGTTATTTTCTACATCCTTTGCAACGCCAAGATAGTACTCCTCATTTGCATCATAGAATCTATTTTTCCTCTTTCTCCTGAACATCTCTTAATTCCTTCCTGAAGGTTCTGTATGCACGGGCGGCATACGAATACGTTGTTTTCGCTATTCTGGCCGCCTCAAGATAATCAATGTTTTTGCGAAAACATTCTCTTAGAATGTAGAACTTGTCACCTTTCGGTAATTTACACATCCTTTCGGTGGCAGCCTTTAACGGCTTTTCACTATCTTTTATGTTAAGGAAGATTAAGTCCACCAGGGTTTTAACCGAAAGGCCATGTACTTCTGCCCTCTTCCTTATTTTTTCCTTCATTTCCTTCTTGACTTTTAAAGGATATACCTTCTCTGAACCCGGATTTTCAATAAGTCTAAGTCTCAATTTACTTTTCAAAAAATACTCTATGTAAGCCCTGATTACGAAGGACCCGGGAAGGTTCATCCGCTTTCCTATTTCCATTGCTTTTCTGTATGTCGTTTTGGATACATTTATCGTTTCAAATCTTTTTTCCATAAAACCTCCTGCGGTGTATGTATTTTATATTCTATATTGTCCTTAAGGATTTGTGAAGAGCGTGAAGGTGAAATGGATACTGAAATAGGGAACCGGGGGGTCTGAAATAGGGAACCGGGGGTCTGAAATAGGGAACCGGGGGGTCTGAAATAGGGAACCGGGGGTCTGAAATAGGGAACCGGGTTAACACACGCAAGGAACTGCAAGAGCTGGCGCCCGGAACCTCCTTACAGACTATAATACAGACTAATAGAACAGACTATTTAAACAGACTATAAGGACGGCGGCGAAACTTTAAATAAATCTCTTTCTTTATTTTAATTTTTTGCGCGCAAAAATTTTTGAAAAATCGGGGCCGGAAGCCCCGAAATACTTTTTAAATTTCATCTGTAAGTTTAATAACCTCTATGCCCCACATTCTTTCTATTTCATCTTTCCTTTTCAAAAAATCGGTATCATCAGTCCATATATATGTTTTTTGTCCGATCTCTTGTCCAATCTCTTTTAGATATACAGCTGCTGCTAAAACGTGGGTGTCTTCTTTTTCCTCATCCTGATCATTTAATATTTCATCTGCATTTTCTAAAAAATTTTTATACATACTTTCTTCCAGAACTTCGTCAACCAAGAACTCAATTTTACCGTAGTATTCTTCTTCAATGCTGTCAAATTCCTCGTTTTTTCGGCAAAAACTTTGCCAGGCACGTCTCACGGTAATTGATGTGGTTACTACAATCACGTCCGTCCTTTTTTTTAGAGAGATGAAGCAGTCGTAAATCTTTCCCCTCCCTCTGAATACAGATGAGGCTAATTTAAACAACTTGGTGGCATCAACAACTACCACCTTTGCGTCACATGATTCATCATTCATTTTAAACCTCCATAGATATAAAAATCAGCATTACCAAATGCTCAATAATAATTTATATACACTAATCAATATTGTCAATATGGTTTTTGCCAAATACATCTATATTAGATATATTTAAGAAAATTAATCAGACAACGGTTAATCTTTCTCAACAATGTACTTGCATCCGGAAGCATCAAGAAGCATGAAAAAGAAAGCCTGAACTTCGGCAGGCAACAGTTTTGCTGCTTCAAGATCCACGTAAAAACCTTTCACCCTTTTTCTATCCGTTATAATGGCAAATTTCTTATCAAGGGCTTTTGAATCTCTCATAACGTCTCTCTTTCCTATCTTTTCAACATTATCCACGAGGAACTTGTATAACTCTTCCCTTGAACCTCTTATTCTCCTCATTCTTTCAAACTTCTCAAGAAGTTTTTTATCCTTTTCCGTTAACCTTTCCGTTTTCATCTTTTTCCTCCTGTTTATAGTTATCTACTACCACATTATATGTCGCATCCGTATAATTGTCAAACTTTCTTAATAATTTGTCAGACTTACATAATCTTTCAACCGTCTATATTGACTATATTCCATTTTGTCTTTAAAATAAAAGCGGATATATTCTATTTAGTCAGGATACGGGATGAACAATTACATTGACCTAAAACAGACATATACGCCGTACACTCTCCTACCAAGAGCGGTGTTCTCTGTCAAAAAACACTCCTCTTTCAGGCTGCTTGTTCTACTTGCCTATTTCTACTCCATGACAATGACCGAAAACAGCTTTGTTCGCTTTTCCTATTCGGAACTGAGACACATTCTAACCTTGAAAGATCCTGACACAAGAAAGGGAGACAGAACCGTTCGAGATCTTATAAAACTCTGTGAAGAACTTGGCTTCATTGTAAGCAGAGATACTAAAGACCGCTCAACAGCCTTCCTCATTAACGTTCTTGATATTCCTGAAATCATTGATCCTGAAAATGCTCCAGCCGGTTTCTTTAAATTTCCAAAACTTATAACCCTGCTTCCTGTATCAGCTCAGGCAAAGGCCGTTCTGATATTCCTCTACTCCATGCAGAAAAAGACTTCCCACAAAATAAAGGTCAGCAGAGAAAGAATTCGGAAAACATTGAAGCTTAAAAATCAGTCCCTTGCAAAGGCCATAAGAGAACTTGAAAACATCGGTGTTCTTAAGATCGAAAGAGAAGAAGGAAAAACAAACTGCTACTATCTTATACCGCCAGTTGCTGGAAAGAAGTGGAACTGGAATGTTCTAACGGTTTACAGAATGAAAAAGGAATACCCCTTACACCCGCTCCTTTCATTTTTTAAGAACTTTCCTCCTGTTACCGTTAAAACAAAAATTCCGGATATCCTTAAAATAAACGCCGTTTCATACAAAAGGAAAAAGGGAATCAAAACCGGCAAGGTGGCCCTGGCTATCAAATATATACCGCGTAAAAAAGCCGCCGAAGCTATCAGAAAAACAAAACCGGTCAAACCTGAAGTTTCAGAACTCAAACAGGTTCTCCAGAGGGTTTCCCGAAATTCATATCTTCTATCAAGAACACAGGTTGTCCCGGCCCTCTGGCAACCCGTATATGACGTCCTTGGCAAAGATGCGGAAATTTTCGTAAGAATGTTTTTCACCGTCAGGGAACGGCTCGGAAGTATGTTTCAGGTCAAATCGCCGGTAGGTTTCCTGGTAACAGCCCTGCATAACACAAAAGTCCTTAACGAATTCCTTGAAAAATTCTACGTTGCAGTAGGAAGAAGGTATGGATAAGCTCTTTCGTCTGAAAGAAAAACTTGAAGAGCAATTTCCCACCTGGGATTTTAAGTGGAAAGTATCCGGGACAAACAGGCTTTTAGGTTTATGTCCTTTTCACAGGGAAAAACACCACAGCTTCAACATATACATTTACGGCAATAATGCCTACTACAGGTGTTTCAGTTGCGGAGCGAAAGGAAGTCTTACAGCCGAAAAAAATAAAGCATCACCCGCTCTATCCCTTATGAAGATCTTCAGGAAAGAACTTTTTAAAAGCAAAGCTCTTGAATACTTCACCTACAGGGGCATTTCAAGAAAAATCCTGGAAGAACTGAAGTTCATAGGTGTTATTCCTAAAGGATTCACCGATAAAAGATTCCCGGTGTTGTCAAAATCTGAAGGCTGGATAGTTTTTCTCTACACCGACATACACGGCAATCCTGCTTCCTTCCATCTCAGGAAGCCTTTTGAAAAGAAGATACGTGTTCAGAAAATATCTGAAGGATTCTCCGGGATGGGACTTGATGAGGCTTTTAAATCCGATGAACCTTTCATATTCTTTGTAGAAGGGGAATTTGATGCCCTTGTGCCGATGTCAAGAGAAAAGAGATACCTGCCGATAGTTTCCGTTGGTGGGACGAGCGGATTCTTTCAACTCGATTCGGTTGCGGAAAATTTGAAAAACCTCGGCAAAACGGTAATTATTTTTCCTGACAATGATGAAGCGGGAATTGTTGCGGTAACGAGAATGAAATCAAACGTTCACATTGCTACCGGAATAGAAAAAAAAGATTTAGGAGAAGAGTGTCTTTCCCGCTCCTTTAAAGAGGTTCTTGAAAACCTGTCCATAAAACCTATAGGCGAAATAAAAAAAGAGGTTAGCTTTAAGAAGATCAGAGAAATCCTGAATATGAACATTCCGGACGGTCTTAAGAAAGCTCTAATGGACAATTCTTACAGCTTTCTTAAAAAAATAAAAACAACAAAAGAAAAAAGGGTAATTGTCTGCAGAGATGGATTCAATCCGGTGAAAAGAAGAATAGAAAAAGCGAATGGGAAAAAACTGCTTATCGGTGAAGGTGAAATTGAAGGAGCCGACTATTTTGACGGTGTTCCAGATGTAGAAGAGGTGAGGAAGCTTTTTTATATCTATGACGTGATTATTTTCAATCCCGGTTATCTGCTTGAAGCTGATGAGAAAAAACTGCTGAGAGCGGCATATTCTGTTGTTCCTGAAGGAAAGAGATTAATTCTTATTGCTTAGATTTAAACAGATCATCTTCAAAATCTATGATTTTAGCCATTGGGAGCTTCCTACTTACCAATCACATAATAAAACCTTGTTAGGATTTTACCTTTTTCTGCAACTGTATCTAATCTTCGGAACCCATTGCCGGTATAGAATCCCACCAGCTTTTGTTTGGCTTTAGAATCCCCGTCTAAAACTTCAACTATTATTAGTTTACAGCCTAAATTTTCAAAACACTCCTTAATTTTTGCTTTTGCAGTGTCCAAGATGTGATCACCAGGGAGATCATCAGGGTTAATTTCCTCATGTCTACCTAATTGACCTATAAGATAAGCAGGTAAAAATTTAGAAACTCCCTGTTTTATTTCTTCTTTTGTTGGAGGATAATTATAAAAAAGTTCTTTTAGTTTAGATCGAGACAAAGAAACATTCTTCAGGTTAAGTTCCAAAGATTTTAAAGAAACTAAACTACCCCTCATTAAAATGAGAGGGATTTTGTAGTCTCAAAAAGAGACTACAGGGTGGTTTATCACCCTCTCCCATCACAATGGGTATCCAGGAGTTTACTCTCCCTCTAATCCACTTGAATTGGTAGAAGGAGACAATTTCAAGAGAGAGATTTTTCTTCCCTCTCTTTAGTATGTTAATTGCTCCATTTAAATCTGCATTTAATTTGCCACAATTTTCACAGACTACATAGTGTTGATGAGGTCTTTTAATATGATTACCACACTTAAAACACCTTGAGCTGGTATAGTGTTCTGGAATCGGTTTTATCCCGATTCCAGCTTCAGATAGCTTTTCTTTGAGTCTTTTGAGGGTATAATTTCTTATCCAGAAATTGTGTAGGAGAACATTAAGTTTTCCAAAGTCTTTATCCTTTCTGATTCCTGTTAAGTCTCCTATATAAATTTTTTCTACTCCTCTTGAAACACATATGTCAATTACCTTGTTAAGCATTGAGTTGATAGACTGCTTCAGCTTCTTATCTCTCTTGATGTAGAGTCTTTGAAGTTTCTTGGAAGTTTTAGTTCCACTTCTGTTAAGGATTGACTGATATGTAGCTATCTTTCTATCCCATCTCTTGTAGTCTTTTATAAGCTCTCTGCTTTTGAATTGAAAAACTTCTATTCCTTTATCTGTTTCTACTGCAAGTGTCAAGAAATTACGAATCCCAAAATCTATCCCTGCTAATCTTTTTCCTAATGGTTGTTTTTCTTCCTGCTGGAGATTAACGGTTACATAGCACCACCACTCTCCAGCTTTACAAAAAACTTCAGCTCTACCAAAGTTTCTAATATTTTCGTAATAAATTGAATACTTAGCTTTGACCTTCAGTCTCTTACCATTTATGTCTTTAGGAACTGTTAGTTCAAATTCGTAGTTTCCTAACCGATAACTCCTATCTGTTTTTATGTAGATGTTCATAGGGAGAGTTTGCTTCTTTTTCCTGTCTTTCTTGTATTTCGGTGGAGAAACTTTCTTTATGTTAGGCGGTAGTTTTTCTTTCTTTTCTAACTTTTTGAGATTTAAAAACGACTTCCAGTCTTCTGAAAGTTTTTTCAAAACTTCCTGAGCTATATCTGAGGGGAGAGCTTCGTATTCAGGTAAGTCTTTAGCTAAGCGATAAAGCGTTCCGTTTGATACTTTAACATTTCCAAAGGAAAAATACTGCTGTCTCAAAATATAGTTAACACGATTGTAGAGGTAGCTACATCTTAACTGTAGTTGTCTCAGTTTTTGTTTCTCTTCCCCAGTAGGATAGAGTTTAACCTTGACTATCCGTTTCATAAGACTTAATATACATCAAGCAATCATAATGTCAAGGTGTAATTAAAATGAGTGGAAAGTATGTTCAAACCACAATTAGAGTAGAGGAGAACTTGTATAAAGAATACAAGAAGTGGTTAATAGATAAGGGATACAAGTCTATAAATCAGCACTTGAATGAAGTTATAAAAAAAGTGTTAGAAGAAGATAACCGCATTCCTCTCTCCTCTAAAGAGGAGAGCATCCTGCGGGAGGAATCGTGAAGAAAAAAACTTATAACTTTGTACCGCTCTTTGAAAGAGAAATTCCCCCGGTTCACCCCGGCGAGATTCTGTTAGAGGAATTTTTGAGACCGCTCAACATGACCCAATCAGAACTTGCGAAAAAGCTTAATGTCAGTTTCAGAACGATAAACGATCTGATTAACGAAAAGAGGGGCATATCCCCCGAAATGGCAATAAAGCTCGCAAATTTCTTTGGAACAACACCTCAATTCTGGATGAATTTCCAGAGAGATTACGATTTATGGAAAGCTCACAACAAAATGGGAGAGAAAAAAGCCGGATAGGGTTTAAGTCCCGCAGATCGCGGGACTTAAAAACTTTTCTACAAAACATAATCAAGATTTACCATTGTTACATTGTTAACATCATAGGTTGTGTCGTTACCAGGCTGATAGAAGAGATAATTCCCGAAAAACGTCTTTTTGCTGTTGGATTCAACACTTGTATAATCAACGGGCATAACAGGTTTCCCATTCACATACAGGTATCCATCTGTGTCGTTGTCAACAACCTGCGAATAAGCATACCTGTCAAATTCTGTGACGATTGAATAGCTTGAATTGTAGATTTTGCCGTTTGATAGCTTAATAAAATAGTAACCTGGAATTTCAACACTTGCTCCAGCTTCCTCTCCATACAGGTGAAGATCTGAATCGTAAATTTTAACGCCTGTCGCGGTCTGAACAAACACATTTGTGGAACCTTTATTCTTACTCGTTACAAGATAAAACTTCTGAGCTCCCGGAACTGTCACGTTACCTTCTTCCTTAACCACTCCGTCGTCTATGACTTCAAAGTGATATATTATTCCGTCACCTGAAGGCTGCATCAGCAGGGTGTAGATGTCCTTTCCGGCAACCCCTACCCAGGTAATGTCTCCCGGCCGCTCGTCAAACAGGGTTACCGAGCGGCCGTCAGGAAACCAGAATTTTGCAGAACTTACGGTAACACCGGTGGCATTCTTCCAGGAACCGAAGGGATACGCGGAACCAACTGCAACCTCACCTCCGTAATAGTCGTAATCCTCCAATCTTTTTTGATTACAGCTGGAATCCGTTATGGGGATAAAGTGCCCCGTTTCCGGAATAAAGTCTATACAGTATGCTTTTGCATTTTCAAAGTTCCTTATCTCTCTCATGTCCCTGCCAATTTTCACCAGGTCAGTCTCCCCACCTCTTATGTCGTCAATGTAATCTTTCATGAGGTCGTATATGTCATCATTCATCCCCCAATTGTAAATAGTGAAAGGATAAGAAATTACTATGTTTCCAAAAGCGTTTCTGAGTCTTTTGTATCCAACTTTTTTTAAAACATCAACATCAACAGCTATACCACCACCTCCGAAGTAACCGGGTTTATAAAGTGTCTCATATACGTAGGTTGAGAGCGGAGAAACCACAAGATCGTTATCCTTTATGTCCTTTCCCGCTACAATTGCATAGATTGTTCCGTGGTTAGGTGCGGAATCACCGTAAAATCCGTCGTCGTTTGTGTCAAGATCCGTCCCGTTTGAAACGGTAATAAGATACACGCCATCATCCTGAATGTAAACAGAATCCGGGATTTTAAACACACCGTCTCTCGTTGTTCCTTCCCATATTGTGTCTCCGCTTACAATTTCTTTTACCGTCACCGATGCACCGTCAAGATCTCCGAGCTGAGCCTGGACGGTGTATCCCCCACCGGTGATAACACTGTCAACGTAACCTATTCCGCTCACCTGGGTACTTTCATCTATAGTGTCTGTACCTGTCCCCCCGCAACCTGCCAGCGCTGCCGCAACTAAAGCGATTGTAACTAACCTCTTCATCTTTTCCCTCCCAACTCCATTTATCGTGGCCTTCTCCTCTCTACTTGAGTATGTTCCTTGCAGAGTGAAGCATTTACTTTTCTCCTCTTCTTCTCTAAAAAACTGCTGTCAGAGAGACTGACAGCAACACCAGCAACAAAAAGGAAAGCGAAAAAGGAAAAGTTTTTATCAGCTTCACTTTTCAACTATCAACGGCTTTCCTCAAAAAGCTTCCTGTATTCCGGTTTTATAGGATTAACCTTATTCACTTCATCAATTATTTTCTGCGGATCCTTATCAGGATAAATTGTGATGGCCGTTTGAGCGGCTTTTGAGCCGACAGACATGGCTATTTCCTGCAGAAGATCCTCGTAATTTTTCGCATCCTCCAGCTTTTCTTCTCTTATAACCCTGCCGCTCTCACCATCTATGTATCTCAGACTGCCCCTTAACAGCCCGCCCATGGTTATCTTGTTAAACAGGTTTGGTGAATATCCGTTTTCAAGAAACTGGATGACGAGCATTTTCCCTTTACAGTCCGTGCAGTTCTCCGTACTGCAGACTTTAACATCTTCAAGATGAGCGGCCTTTACGTACTCCCTTACTATATAGCTAAAATCATCAACAAAAGCACTTCTTAATTTCTTCACCTTTTCGGTCTTGCCGGGCATAATGAGTGCCTGCACTTTCACACATTTGTAGTCTTTAAAAACAGGGATGGCATTTTTCATAGAATCTACCATACTGTAAGCGTGATAGCCTCTGTTCAACGCAACGGCCGTGTTATAAAGACTCACCGCGTTCTCCACCTCCTGTACACATGAAGAAAACATCACCGCAGAAACGGCAGCCAGCAGAACCAATGTTTTTTTCATCTTTCACTCCTCCACAACCAGTTTTGCTTCAAGAATTTCCTTTAGAAAAGAGAAATTCTGATCATCTTTCGTATCTAAAAAGACTTCCAGCAACCTTGCTGTTGCAAGAACATCCTCTGCGCAGTAAGTTGCTATCTTTTTAAGTTCCCCGTCTTTATAAAGTTCTTCAACTTCACTTCCGTGAGCTTCTGTTTTAACAGGAATTTCAAAAAGGGTACAGAGTGCTTTAAGAGATGTCTTT from Desulfurobacterium sp. TC5-1 harbors:
- a CDS encoding HigA family addiction module antitoxin, whose protein sequence is MKKKTYNFVPLFEREIPPVHPGEILLEEFLRPLNMTQSELAKKLNVSFRTINDLINEKRGISPEMAIKLANFFGTTPQFWMNFQRDYDLWKAHNKMGEKKAG
- a CDS encoding CHC2 zinc finger domain-containing protein, which encodes MDKLFRLKEKLEEQFPTWDFKWKVSGTNRLLGLCPFHREKHHSFNIYIYGNNAYYRCFSCGAKGSLTAEKNKASPALSLMKIFRKELFKSKALEYFTYRGISRKILEELKFIGVIPKGFTDKRFPVLSKSEGWIVFLYTDIHGNPASFHLRKPFEKKIRVQKISEGFSGMGLDEAFKSDEPFIFFVEGEFDALVPMSREKRYLPIVSVGGTSGFFQLDSVAENLKNLGKTVIIFPDNDEAGIVAVTRMKSNVHIATGIEKKDLGEECLSRSFKEVLENLSIKPIGEIKKEVSFKKIREILNMNIPDGLKKALMDNSYSFLKKIKTTKEKRVIVCRDGFNPVKRRIEKANGKKLLIGEGEIEGADYFDGVPDVEEVRKLFYIYDVIIFNPGYLLEADEKKLLRAAYSVVPEGKRLILIA
- a CDS encoding HD domain-containing protein; translation: MFRRKRKNRFYDANEEYYLGVAKDVENNYGFLYYDKPTYHMVGFGASGSGKTEFIKVLTYQSIEAGYQVLAIDPKGSASWLEAFLLACDRKGILYDKKKGPIFFAPTYTNVSFRFNPLYNLEPAQIAEVVVSGIKEGKEPFFKEIAYEITYAIALGLFARGEKEITFSHIYEYINQTSIENLHRLIERDLVSSSKINFRYVDDAMRVLDKLKAYDPQYFPRVNGSLRTYLTKVVTGDVGRLINVRGNLLWDRIQKGSLLMFAFLNKQVLGEMAVALSRILLSNIQQIVGYYANRRRKIEPQLRIVIDEMKQVAYRGFETAFGLFREFNVSLTGFTQSYSDLVAEIGKERTEAIMESSGAKIIMYLGSVESQKYFSQLSGKVKKPRVMVREGSIFVTYLEDYLVPPEFFEKLKPGHYIAFIQGKWYRGYMPLLKDEKHVEIVAIESEEELDRVREALSQKYDDFVIANLFKLAENYVTKDNVKILVVNMEKLKENYSSKEVIEEEIKSKERKGKEKPAEKKEKVIPLNLKDFLEKYEGRITEDLVPLFRKIVEIFSTMQQSPSVVLGDNPLKEISLVEHLLATAEKAYEYGQKELTVEDLSLLFMAALTHDIGKELLEKKNYDTEKHPEEGAGYIKELAESFGIKKDKVNVITSLIALHHEDAGDPYDPYLKKLLKILKKADQDTRKEEEKRIIVEASGVKLDKAKLKRDLEKAATTKYGKSRSLFCYGGYIYVSYEKGQKYMIGKPKHPDVLARMLDGEVVKIKGLRIDDKDIFKGTSPKLYVRFDGAVVSVAPWNSGKVEIFS
- a CDS encoding RNA-guided endonuclease TnpB family protein gives rise to the protein MKRIVKVKLYPTGEEKQKLRQLQLRCSYLYNRVNYILRQQYFSFGNVKVSNGTLYRLAKDLPEYEALPSDIAQEVLKKLSEDWKSFLNLKKLEKKEKLPPNIKKVSPPKYKKDRKKKQTLPMNIYIKTDRSYRLGNYEFELTVPKDINGKRLKVKAKYSIYYENIRNFGRAEVFCKAGEWWCYVTVNLQQEEKQPLGKRLAGIDFGIRNFLTLAVETDKGIEVFQFKSRELIKDYKRWDRKIATYQSILNRSGTKTSKKLQRLYIKRDKKLKQSINSMLNKVIDICVSRGVEKIYIGDLTGIRKDKDFGKLNVLLHNFWIRNYTLKRLKEKLSEAGIGIKPIPEHYTSSRCFKCGNHIKRPHQHYVVCENCGKLNADLNGAINILKRGKKNLSLEIVSFYQFKWIRGRVNSWIPIVMGEGDKPPCSLFLRLQNPSHFNEG